Proteins encoded by one window of Halobacteriovoraceae bacterium:
- a CDS encoding PBP1A family penicillin-binding protein, producing the protein MKSNIIKVFIVLIGLGVVGVAIIGLAIGYYSLTLPKISSLADYHPPIPSKILAKDGTVLTEIGIHNRVIAKFEEIPKRIVDAFLSAEDSSFFEHTGVDYLGVLRALYANIKAGKVVQGGSTITQQVAKSLLLTSERSISRKIKDFLLAQKIEKKFSKEDILFLYLNQVYLGGGYYGVKSAFRGYFRKELSEASVAESAMIAGLLVAPGRYSPYRNPLYAKRRQAYVLKRMFETGKISESEYKLALQEKIKYFTREGSVFKAPYFTEWIRQKVVDIVGEDNFKENGFIVQTTLDWDLQNRAEIAIAQGVKEIDKRQGFKGPLQHLETDEEIEKFIIEYRKNLLEEKSEYFILDGDSKKQYEFEYNEEEYLKVKNDYFSSIEKINSNDFEWNSNDPMLDLLEVGKDYKAVVIKVHDSSRMVYVNLAGVHGMIPYEQFRWAHERVLDSEKNFWSYVVRPSQILKRGDIVYVQIEKKSESLSFRLYKDFKDPFFNRNKNRKELLEKLKTEKMPLLRLEQQSDVQAALFSIDPLNGEIISFVGGADFNNSKFIRTIQSNRQPGSAFKPFIYAAGLEKGFTPASIILDSPEALSGVDESLNWKPRNYDGEFKGPMTYRNALEQSRNVPAIKLSEKIGLSNIKKFVDRIGLNVELGEDLTSALGSFGVNLKELVSAYAIFPNGGRKVKVKFIKSIIDRFGTTYPTEVNELDEKLKTEEKGAPLLKAAENEEIEKKEILPEEPIKSNPYLDSLGGDQVYDKRLAYIMTNLLRGVVLHGTAKNAKEVSTFLGGKTGTTNSFVDAWFVGFTSNIVAGVWTGFDDNQTLGYAESGSRAALPIWKDYMSEVVRKYGESEFVIPEGVTNILIDKETGKLANDQTKTTFMETFVSGTGPVEETDEIINNQLDANGDENIKDGDKTIWYDDIYNE; encoded by the coding sequence ATGAAGTCAAACATTATTAAGGTATTCATCGTATTGATTGGACTTGGGGTTGTTGGTGTGGCCATCATTGGGCTTGCAATTGGTTATTACTCATTAACTTTACCAAAAATTAGTTCTTTGGCCGATTACCACCCTCCTATTCCATCAAAAATTTTGGCAAAAGATGGAACAGTTCTTACCGAAATTGGTATACATAATCGAGTGATAGCAAAATTTGAAGAGATTCCAAAACGAATTGTAGATGCTTTTCTTTCGGCGGAAGACAGCTCTTTTTTTGAACACACTGGAGTGGATTATTTAGGCGTATTAAGAGCTCTATATGCAAATATTAAGGCGGGTAAAGTCGTACAGGGTGGTAGTACTATCACTCAACAAGTTGCAAAATCTTTACTATTAACTTCTGAGAGATCTATAAGTCGAAAAATTAAAGACTTTTTATTGGCCCAAAAAATTGAGAAAAAATTTTCAAAAGAAGATATACTCTTTCTCTATCTTAATCAGGTCTATTTAGGAGGTGGATATTACGGAGTTAAATCAGCATTTAGAGGTTATTTTAGAAAAGAATTAAGTGAGGCCAGTGTGGCCGAATCTGCTATGATTGCAGGTCTACTTGTTGCTCCAGGAAGATATTCTCCCTATAGAAATCCACTGTATGCAAAAAGAAGACAGGCCTATGTTTTAAAAAGAATGTTTGAAACAGGAAAAATTTCTGAAAGTGAATATAAATTGGCTTTACAAGAAAAAATCAAATATTTCACTAGAGAAGGAAGTGTTTTTAAAGCACCTTATTTTACTGAATGGATTCGTCAAAAAGTTGTTGATATTGTAGGAGAAGATAATTTTAAGGAAAATGGATTTATTGTTCAAACCACCCTGGATTGGGATCTGCAAAATAGGGCAGAGATAGCAATTGCTCAAGGTGTTAAAGAAATTGATAAACGACAAGGTTTTAAAGGTCCGTTACAACATTTAGAAACTGATGAAGAAATTGAAAAATTTATTATTGAATATAGAAAAAATTTACTCGAAGAGAAGTCTGAATACTTCATATTGGATGGAGACAGTAAAAAACAATATGAATTTGAATATAATGAAGAAGAATATTTAAAAGTTAAAAATGATTATTTTTCAAGTATTGAGAAAATTAATTCAAATGATTTTGAATGGAATTCAAATGATCCAATGTTAGATTTACTTGAAGTAGGTAAAGATTATAAGGCCGTTGTAATAAAGGTACATGATTCATCTAGGATGGTTTACGTAAACCTTGCTGGAGTTCATGGGATGATACCCTACGAACAGTTTAGATGGGCACATGAAAGAGTACTTGATTCAGAGAAAAATTTTTGGAGTTATGTCGTTAGACCTTCTCAAATATTAAAAAGAGGGGACATTGTCTATGTACAAATCGAGAAAAAAAGTGAATCATTGAGCTTTAGATTGTATAAAGATTTTAAAGATCCTTTTTTCAACAGAAATAAAAATAGAAAAGAATTACTAGAAAAATTAAAAACTGAAAAAATGCCTCTCTTGAGACTTGAACAACAATCCGATGTACAAGCAGCGCTATTTTCAATTGATCCTCTGAATGGAGAAATTATTTCTTTCGTTGGAGGAGCCGATTTTAACAACTCAAAGTTTATTAGAACGATTCAATCAAATCGTCAACCAGGGTCGGCCTTTAAACCATTTATATATGCAGCAGGATTAGAAAAAGGCTTTACTCCGGCAAGTATAATATTAGATTCTCCAGAGGCGCTTAGTGGAGTAGATGAGTCATTGAATTGGAAACCTAGAAATTATGATGGGGAGTTTAAAGGACCCATGACTTATCGGAACGCACTAGAACAATCTAGGAACGTGCCTGCCATAAAACTTTCTGAAAAAATTGGTCTAAGTAACATCAAAAAATTTGTTGATAGAATAGGGCTGAATGTAGAACTTGGTGAGGACCTAACATCTGCACTTGGATCATTTGGTGTCAATTTGAAAGAACTCGTTTCTGCTTATGCGATATTTCCTAATGGTGGAAGGAAAGTAAAAGTAAAATTTATAAAATCTATTATCGATAGATTTGGTACTACTTATCCGACAGAAGTCAATGAGTTAGATGAAAAATTGAAAACTGAAGAAAAAGGGGCTCCTTTACTTAAAGCTGCGGAAAATGAGGAAATTGAAAAAAAAGAGATTCTACCTGAAGAACCAATCAAATCAAATCCTTATCTTGATTCTCTTGGAGGAGATCAAGTTTATGACAAAAGACTTGCTTACATAATGACAAACCTTTTAAGAGGAGTTGTGTTACATGGAACTGCAAAAAATGCAAAAGAAGTAAGCACGTTTTTAGGGGGCAAAACAGGGACAACTAATAGTTTCGTCGATGCTTGGTTTGTAGGGTTTACAAGTAACATCGTGGCAGGAGTATGGACAGGTTTCGACGATAATCAAACATTAGGTTACGCTGAAAGTGGATCTCGAGCTGCTCTTCCTATTTGGAAAGATTATATGTCTGAAGTTGTTAGAAAATATGGAGAAAGTGAATTTGTAATTCCTGAAGGTGTGACAAATATACTTATCGATAAGGAGACTGGAAAGTTGGCCAATGACCAAACTAAAACGACTTTTATGGAAACTTTTGTCAGCGGTACAGGCCCTGTTGAGGAAACTGATGAGATTATTAATAATCAATTAGATGCAAATGGCGATGAGAATATCAAAGATGGGGATAAAACTATTTGGTATGATGATATATATAATGAATAG
- a CDS encoding TonB family protein, with protein sequence MNSGVGLKRKMNASFKKTLVISLIIHIVIVFINIHERSQTDKLGSYNQQKSKTITVKLAPNDDRKKRQIVKTENKGNEKINDNTKYLSEFDRTVSKESVAAGTGKFNKAGIGRRDGQEKVSVPAPPQIKKITKKDTNPESKLAKLAQLTQAMDVAVPTPKVQPTSSVAKGLKNGDLKSRGMSSTSDFVEDVPLGDFTELNTKRFKYFSFYDRIRKQLENHWGRNIRQKARRLFSRGGRLPASENFITSLRIVLDSKGNIINVLINSSSGIRELDEAAVDSFNKAGPFPNPPQELVKNGSAVIEWGFVVNS encoded by the coding sequence ATGAATTCAGGTGTTGGACTTAAAAGAAAAATGAATGCATCCTTCAAGAAAACACTTGTCATCTCCCTTATTATTCATATCGTTATTGTTTTTATAAATATACATGAAAGATCTCAAACTGATAAGCTTGGTAGTTATAATCAACAAAAAAGTAAAACAATCACAGTAAAGCTCGCTCCAAATGATGATAGGAAAAAAAGACAGATTGTAAAAACTGAAAATAAAGGCAATGAAAAGATTAATGATAACACTAAATATCTAAGTGAATTTGATAGAACTGTCTCGAAGGAAAGTGTTGCTGCTGGTACTGGTAAATTTAATAAGGCCGGAATAGGTCGAAGAGATGGGCAAGAAAAGGTGAGCGTTCCCGCACCTCCTCAGATTAAAAAAATTACTAAAAAGGATACTAATCCTGAATCAAAACTAGCCAAATTAGCACAATTAACACAGGCAATGGATGTAGCGGTACCAACTCCTAAAGTTCAACCAACATCATCGGTAGCAAAGGGTCTTAAAAATGGAGATCTAAAATCGAGAGGAATGTCATCAACGAGTGATTTTGTGGAAGATGTTCCACTGGGTGACTTTACAGAACTTAATACAAAAAGATTTAAATATTTTTCTTTTTATGATCGTATACGTAAACAATTAGAAAATCATTGGGGAAGAAATATTCGTCAAAAGGCCAGAAGACTTTTTTCCAGGGGCGGAAGACTACCGGCCAGTGAGAATTTTATAACTTCACTTAGGATCGTTCTCGATTCAAAGGGAAATATTATAAACGTACTTATTAATAGCTCTAGCGGAATTAGGGAGTTAGATGAAGCAGCAGTAGATTCCTTTAACAAAGCAGGGCCATTTCCAAATCCTCCTCAGGAATTAGTAAAAAATGGAAGCGCTGTTATAGAATGGGGATTTGTGGTAAATTCCTAG
- the gcvH gene encoding glycine cleavage system protein GcvH: protein MSHKTPGQLLYTNEHEWAHIDGDIATIGITDFAQSSLGDIVFVELPDVGRVVDQNETFGVVESIKSVSDLYSPLSGEIIEVNNDIESSPEQCNQNPYDSWIIKIKLSNEDEVQSLLSSSDYIDLCNELS, encoded by the coding sequence ATGTCACACAAAACCCCTGGCCAATTACTATATACTAATGAACACGAATGGGCTCATATAGATGGAGATATCGCCACAATTGGAATTACTGATTTCGCCCAATCTTCTCTAGGCGATATCGTTTTTGTAGAACTTCCTGATGTGGGAAGAGTTGTTGATCAAAATGAGACCTTTGGTGTCGTAGAATCTATTAAATCTGTTAGTGACCTGTACTCTCCACTCAGTGGAGAAATTATAGAAGTAAATAATGATATTGAGTCTTCTCCAGAGCAATGTAATCAAAATCCCTATGATTCATGGATAATAAAGATAAAACTTTCAAATGAAGATGAGGTTCAAAGTTTACTCAGTTCCTCGGATTACATTGACTTATGCAACGAGCTATCTTAA
- the gcvT gene encoding glycine cleavage system aminomethyltransferase GcvT: MNLKKTSLFEEHVKLNAKMVPFAGYSMPVQYTSVKNEVYAVRNNCGVFDVSHMGEFFVTGKDAISFVDYLMTNSFASVPMNKAVYSPLCRHDGTIIDDFIAYKLTPERVLLCVNASNIEKDWKWITSVQNEKQFDIELINSSAEYSLLAVQGSKTIENLEKIGLEIEHNLPYYSATEGHFQNSLVIIARTGYTGEDGFEIFIKNEMVETIWKKLIENKVIPCGLAARDVLRLEVCYPLYGHELSDDVLPNECNLNWTIKPEGRDFIGKNSILNSQQRSKLVKISLDKGIPREGYPVTLEDKTNIGVVTSGTMSPTLNKGIALARLNIEKFDSTKPIFVDIRGKLFPAKIQVKPFYVLGAK; the protein is encoded by the coding sequence ATGAATCTTAAAAAAACTTCATTATTTGAAGAACATGTAAAACTCAATGCCAAAATGGTCCCATTTGCAGGTTATTCAATGCCCGTTCAATATACATCTGTTAAAAATGAAGTGTATGCAGTCAGAAATAACTGTGGTGTCTTCGATGTTTCACATATGGGAGAGTTTTTCGTTACAGGTAAAGATGCAATTTCATTTGTTGATTATCTTATGACGAATAGTTTTGCATCTGTGCCAATGAATAAGGCCGTGTACTCACCTCTTTGTAGACATGATGGTACTATCATTGATGACTTCATTGCGTACAAATTAACACCTGAAAGAGTTCTATTGTGTGTAAATGCATCAAACATAGAAAAAGATTGGAAATGGATCACGTCTGTTCAAAATGAAAAACAATTCGATATCGAACTTATAAATTCCTCGGCTGAATATTCTCTGCTCGCGGTCCAAGGTTCAAAAACGATAGAAAATCTTGAAAAAATTGGGCTCGAAATTGAACACAATTTACCTTACTATAGTGCAACTGAAGGACACTTTCAAAACTCTCTGGTAATTATAGCTCGAACTGGATATACGGGAGAAGATGGCTTTGAGATATTTATAAAAAATGAGATGGTTGAAACTATTTGGAAAAAGTTGATTGAAAATAAGGTTATCCCCTGTGGATTGGCCGCAAGAGACGTTCTCAGGTTAGAAGTCTGTTATCCGCTATACGGGCATGAACTCAGTGATGATGTTCTTCCTAACGAATGCAATCTTAACTGGACGATAAAACCTGAAGGGAGAGATTTTATAGGAAAAAATTCAATTTTAAACTCACAGCAGAGGTCAAAATTAGTTAAAATTTCACTGGATAAGGGAATTCCAAGAGAAGGTTATCCCGTGACACTTGAAGACAAAACAAATATTGGAGTGGTAACTTCTGGAACAATGTCTCCAACACTTAATAAGGGAATTGCTTTAGCAAGATTAAATATTGAAAAATTTGATTCAACTAAACCCATTTTTGTTGATATAAGAGGCAAGTTATTTCCGGCAAAAATTCAAGTTAAACCTTTTTATGTATTAGGAGCAAAATAA
- a CDS encoding bifunctional 5,10-methylenetetrahydrofolate dehydrogenase/5,10-methenyltetrahydrofolate cyclohydrolase, which produces MENLLLSKPIKEKRTVELAQEVEKLLKGGIIPNLKVILVGHYAPSLIYTRNKKKFIESIGAKCEILHLKESTSEDELKNLINQLNLDHLVHGLFVQLPLPTHLQKIDVGNLIVNDKDVDGLSSFSFGNLLNGHRGDHSLIPCTPKGIIEILKYYKIELTGKNVVIIGRSAIVGKPLSLLMCNYDATVTLCHSKTKNLKEHTLKADIIISAIGNPRFLTSEYFSNNKEQVVIDVGINHDEKGVLCGDIDFDRVQPLVKAITPVPGGVGPMTILGLAQNLILAAKNQSEKK; this is translated from the coding sequence ATGGAAAATTTACTTCTCTCAAAACCTATTAAAGAAAAGAGAACAGTCGAGCTTGCCCAGGAAGTGGAAAAACTTCTAAAGGGTGGAATCATTCCAAATCTAAAAGTCATTCTTGTTGGTCATTACGCTCCGAGTTTAATCTATACCCGAAATAAGAAAAAATTCATTGAGAGTATTGGAGCAAAATGTGAGATTTTGCATCTTAAAGAGTCGACTTCAGAGGACGAACTAAAAAATCTCATCAATCAACTCAATTTAGATCATTTGGTCCATGGACTGTTTGTACAACTTCCACTTCCAACACATCTTCAGAAAATTGATGTTGGAAATTTGATTGTGAATGATAAAGATGTTGATGGCCTATCATCTTTTTCATTTGGAAATCTTTTAAACGGACATCGAGGTGATCATTCGCTTATTCCCTGTACTCCCAAGGGCATTATTGAAATTCTTAAATATTATAAGATTGAATTAACAGGAAAAAATGTTGTCATTATTGGTAGAAGTGCAATTGTTGGAAAACCATTATCTCTTTTAATGTGTAACTATGATGCGACAGTAACTCTTTGCCACTCTAAAACTAAAAACCTAAAAGAACATACTCTTAAGGCCGACATTATTATCTCTGCAATTGGGAACCCTCGATTTTTAACAAGTGAATACTTTAGCAATAATAAAGAACAAGTTGTTATTGATGTAGGAATTAATCATGATGAAAAAGGTGTTCTATGTGGGGATATTGATTTTGATAGAGTGCAACCTCTTGTAAAGGCCATAACTCCAGTTCCAGGCGGAGTAGGTCCAATGACAATTCTTGGACTTGCTCAAAATCTAATACTAGCGGCAAAAAATCAAAGTGAGAAAAAATGA
- the ruvC gene encoding crossover junction endodeoxyribonuclease RuvC, protein MKILGIDPGSLKMGYAIIKSECRIVRYINSGVQKFPKKQNIAERLPIIFDFCMKLEKIYKPDAVSIESLVFIKNPNSLAKLAQARGAILAAFPGVQVFEYSPNLVKSSVSGHGHATKESVEKSLRLIFPKDLQNYKFQTDDESDALSIALCHALHLKSQSNKRPLNTGSRSLASSLAHKI, encoded by the coding sequence ATGAAAATTCTTGGGATTGATCCTGGATCGTTGAAAATGGGTTATGCCATCATTAAATCTGAATGTCGCATCGTGAGATATATTAATTCTGGAGTACAAAAGTTTCCAAAAAAGCAAAATATAGCCGAAAGATTACCCATTATTTTTGATTTTTGTATGAAATTAGAAAAGATCTATAAACCAGATGCTGTGTCCATTGAATCGTTAGTCTTTATTAAAAATCCAAACTCCCTTGCCAAATTAGCGCAGGCCAGAGGGGCCATCCTGGCCGCTTTTCCTGGAGTTCAAGTTTTTGAATATTCTCCAAACTTGGTAAAGTCATCAGTTAGTGGACATGGACACGCTACCAAAGAGTCTGTTGAAAAATCACTAAGGTTGATTTTTCCAAAAGACTTGCAAAACTATAAATTTCAAACAGATGATGAATCCGACGCTTTAAGTATTGCTCTTTGCCATGCACTTCATTTAAAGTCTCAGTCAAATAAACGGCCCTTAAATACAGGGAGCAGATCTTTAGCTTCCTCCTTGGCCCATAAAATTTAG
- a CDS encoding Holliday junction branch migration protein RuvA — translation MIGFIQGTVLFCDGVELIAKTQSGVGYQIFCNKIFSEGASIELFISHIVKETSEDLYGFSTLLEKKIFELLLSVKGVGPKSAHSLLSSLNVEELIFAVKSEDKKKLSSAQGIGTKAAAQIILDLQNKIDRIQMYTVGYSYVPKNILIEQKNTDHSGLIENDYTVNNSEIYNEAILACTELGFSEKKIIPMARKILESNNISKAEQLVHLVLKEL, via the coding sequence ATGATAGGTTTTATTCAAGGAACTGTCCTTTTTTGTGATGGTGTTGAACTTATTGCAAAGACACAAAGTGGTGTAGGATACCAAATATTTTGTAATAAGATATTTTCAGAAGGTGCATCTATTGAACTTTTTATCTCACATATTGTTAAAGAAACTTCAGAAGACCTTTATGGCTTTTCTACTTTATTAGAAAAAAAAATTTTTGAACTCCTTCTTTCTGTCAAAGGTGTAGGACCAAAATCCGCTCATTCTTTACTTTCAAGTTTAAATGTTGAAGAACTCATTTTTGCTGTCAAATCTGAAGATAAAAAAAAGCTTTCTTCTGCTCAGGGAATAGGAACAAAAGCTGCAGCACAGATCATTTTAGATCTCCAGAATAAAATAGATAGAATTCAGATGTACACAGTTGGATATTCATACGTTCCTAAAAATATACTCATTGAACAAAAAAACACAGATCATAGTGGTCTTATAGAAAATGATTACACTGTGAATAACTCTGAAATATATAATGAGGCCATTTTGGCCTGTACAGAACTAGGTTTTTCAGAGAAAAAAATTATACCTATGGCCAGAAAAATTCTAGAGTCAAATAATATTTCAAAAGCGGAACAACTCGTTCACTTAGTCTTAAAGGAACTTTAA
- the ruvB gene encoding Holliday junction branch migration DNA helicase RuvB, with product MFDENIFDEKTNDQEIQYEVQLRPQNFSEYVGQKKILDNVSVMVESAKKRGQAMDHILLSGPPGLGKTSLAMIVSQHLGTELHVISGPAIEKKGDLAAVLTNLAPKDVLFIDEIHRMHISVEEILYSAMEDFRLDILIGQGPSARTMQIDIAPFSLIGATTRSGLLSNPLRDRFMAHLHFDFYSPCELSKIIKNNASKMGLRLFEDALNIMAKCSRGTPRIANRILRRVRDFAVVNDTLAVSENFVMNALKLLEIDSCGLDRMDRKILNVINDYYSGGPVGIEALCATLSEDRTTIEDVYEPFLLKEGFLIRTPRGRMISQKGIDHLFLG from the coding sequence ATGTTTGATGAAAACATATTTGATGAAAAAACTAATGATCAAGAAATCCAATACGAGGTTCAACTACGTCCTCAAAATTTCAGTGAATATGTTGGACAGAAGAAAATTTTAGACAATGTTTCAGTTATGGTGGAATCAGCTAAAAAGCGTGGCCAGGCCATGGATCATATACTTTTGTCCGGCCCTCCAGGTTTAGGAAAGACCTCTCTGGCCATGATCGTTTCACAACATTTAGGAACTGAATTACATGTAATTTCAGGCCCGGCGATTGAAAAAAAAGGTGATTTAGCAGCAGTTCTAACAAACTTAGCTCCAAAAGATGTTCTTTTCATTGATGAAATTCATCGTATGCATATTTCAGTAGAAGAAATTCTTTATTCAGCTATGGAAGACTTTAGACTTGATATTCTTATTGGACAGGGACCAAGTGCTAGAACGATGCAAATAGATATTGCACCCTTTAGTCTAATCGGTGCTACAACGAGATCAGGACTACTATCAAATCCCCTTAGAGATAGATTTATGGCCCATTTACATTTTGATTTTTATTCACCTTGTGAATTATCAAAAATTATTAAAAATAATGCTTCTAAAATGGGGCTAAGGCTTTTTGAAGATGCTCTGAATATAATGGCCAAATGTTCTAGAGGAACACCTCGTATAGCAAACAGAATACTTAGAAGAGTCAGAGATTTTGCTGTTGTAAATGACACTTTGGCAGTTTCTGAAAATTTTGTAATGAATGCATTGAAGCTTTTAGAAATTGATTCTTGCGGTTTAGATCGAATGGATAGAAAAATATTAAATGTTATTAACGATTACTATTCAGGTGGACCAGTTGGGATAGAGGCCCTTTGCGCGACTCTATCTGAAGATAGGACAACAATAGAGGATGTCTATGAACCCTTTCTCCTAAAAGAGGGATTTCTTATTCGTACTCCTAGGGGGAGGATGATTTCACAGAAGGGAATTGATCACCTTTTTCTTGGGTAA
- a CDS encoding hotdog fold thioesterase yields the protein MAIWFNKNLSLEDIRKTERGNSLEYLGFIFTQITDSTLSGYMEVSPKTIQPLGLFHGGLNCFMGETLGSCASNFCLNNKEQIAVGLNIYTDHLKVVTKGQVTGTARPVHLGRSTHLWEIKTFNEQGDVTSISKLKTFIKCL from the coding sequence ATGGCAATTTGGTTTAATAAGAATTTAAGTCTCGAAGACATAAGGAAAACTGAAAGAGGTAACTCTTTAGAATACTTAGGTTTTATCTTTACTCAAATTACGGATTCAACTCTAAGTGGATATATGGAGGTTTCACCCAAAACAATTCAGCCTTTAGGACTTTTTCATGGAGGTCTCAATTGTTTTATGGGAGAAACTCTAGGTAGTTGTGCTTCAAATTTTTGCTTGAACAATAAAGAGCAAATTGCTGTTGGACTTAATATTTACACAGATCATCTAAAAGTAGTTACAAAGGGACAAGTAACAGGGACAGCAAGACCCGTGCATCTCGGTAGAAGTACTCACTTATGGGAAATTAAAACATTTAATGAACAGGGAGATGTAACTTCTATTTCAAAACTTAAGACTTTTATAAAATGTCTTTAA
- a CDS encoding UDP-3-O-acyl-N-acetylglucosamine deacetylase produces MLLQRTITKQVQVTGLGLHTGRKITLKLSPMGTDSGVCFRRSDIKNSPILKADARSVGATENNTTLGEGVGAIHTVEHLLSVLYGLGIDNILCEVDGPEIPIMDGSGASFVFLLKEVGVEPLNKVKTFLVVTEEVEVHKDGKWAKISPASSLVVDSTIIFPHSMIKKQQRTFKFSCESFIDEVSRARTFGMLKDVDMLKRKGLIKGGSLDNAIVLDDYKVLNPEGLRFVDEFIRHKILDLIGDFSLLGHEIAGKITTYKSGHNIHNLLCRKLLDTPTAYKIVSASDLEMREEAVSAFVLPSELAPSFSN; encoded by the coding sequence ATGTTGCTTCAAAGAACTATTACTAAGCAAGTTCAGGTAACTGGACTTGGACTTCACACAGGCAGAAAGATAACCCTCAAGCTCTCTCCAATGGGAACTGATTCTGGAGTATGCTTTAGGAGATCAGATATTAAAAATTCACCTATTCTAAAGGCCGATGCTAGGTCTGTAGGGGCCACAGAGAATAATACTACTCTTGGAGAGGGTGTAGGTGCGATACACACTGTAGAACATTTATTATCGGTTCTCTATGGACTTGGAATAGATAATATACTTTGTGAAGTTGACGGGCCAGAAATCCCAATAATGGATGGTTCTGGAGCATCGTTTGTTTTTCTACTTAAAGAAGTTGGAGTTGAGCCACTTAATAAAGTTAAAACTTTTTTAGTCGTTACTGAAGAAGTTGAAGTTCACAAAGATGGAAAATGGGCAAAAATTTCACCGGCCAGTTCTCTTGTAGTTGATTCAACCATTATATTTCCTCACTCCATGATAAAAAAGCAACAAAGAACTTTCAAATTTTCTTGCGAAAGCTTTATCGATGAAGTTAGCAGAGCTAGAACTTTTGGAATGCTTAAAGATGTTGATATGTTGAAGCGAAAGGGACTCATTAAAGGCGGATCATTGGATAATGCTATAGTCTTAGACGATTACAAAGTTTTGAATCCTGAAGGACTTAGATTTGTGGATGAATTTATTCGACACAAAATTCTAGATCTAATAGGAGATTTCAGCCTTTTAGGCCATGAGATTGCTGGTAAAATTACGACCTATAAATCAGGACATAATATCCATAATCTATTGTGTAGAAAATTACTTGATACTCCAACTGCTTATAAAATTGTCTCGGCCTCCGATCTAGAAATGAGAGAAGAAGCTGTTAGTGCATTTGTTCTTCCATCAGAGCTTGCTCCAAGCTTTTCAAATTAA